Proteins from one Sphingopyxis terrae subsp. terrae NBRC 15098 genomic window:
- a CDS encoding ATP-binding protein → MKRDALTQPQRFVAFVLNTAIFYFAYIWATGHWHVTGNGETLWLASAVAWWTLGLLSAPWYRPPRDALGAAVAALAALFTLDLSTAPAASFELELARGASIGYAGLVGVAALVAALVEQNQQSPLRRFSYLLAERLSSGPFIFGTAALISIFGFYTEPRHLLILTTLWLLFALIRPIEFLLILWNEWRAERTIGNLYSAGRIVRVDDPDIVRVQVTSAEAWEAGLHVAALAGGTHRYVIPLFSHIQDELIMGTGLIVAETPTGQLPHLTGLVFTVDDVTTRKRLIGDLCGQGEDAELVGFVVEGSDIASIRFEVSKRTGIQEGSVVFCSIDGNSVFYQVINASTAEESFQQNPRGTHIVNAAQLGTWAPDKGFQKFAWLPRMNVPVFKLAEGAQHPVEMHPGEFIIGEIPGTAMQVKASLPQMIAYHTAILGVTGTGKTELVLDLIREAHAQGTKIFCVDLTGEYRKRLSDLAPAAIGLRKNKADELEEKLFAVETGAFKAGDEKKLLRNFMESIREDARKQVDNFLREAGSAIGLFEVAEVTNTRATLLATELFLSEIMLWARANRKSRRILIVLEEAHTIIPETAGAGFDYDTQHVVNKIGQIALQGRKYGVGLFIVSQRTALVSKTILSQCNTFLTHALVDQTSLQFLLNIYDSAYVRSIPNLRFLNFLAFGKGVLSERPLLLSRPLDPTKAEASAALDDFIPIEEAVPILGAAPSLPAEVAEDVGLADGGGGKAAATPAG, encoded by the coding sequence ATGAAACGAGACGCGCTCACCCAGCCGCAACGCTTCGTCGCGTTCGTGCTCAACACCGCCATCTTCTATTTCGCCTATATCTGGGCGACCGGCCACTGGCATGTCACCGGCAACGGCGAAACGCTTTGGCTTGCCTCGGCGGTCGCCTGGTGGACGCTCGGACTGCTCTCGGCGCCTTGGTACCGCCCGCCGCGCGACGCGCTGGGCGCAGCGGTTGCCGCGCTCGCCGCCTTGTTCACGCTCGACCTGAGCACTGCGCCGGCGGCGAGCTTCGAGCTCGAACTCGCCCGCGGCGCGTCTATTGGCTATGCAGGATTGGTCGGGGTCGCGGCGCTGGTCGCCGCGCTTGTCGAGCAGAACCAGCAATCGCCGCTGCGCCGGTTCAGCTATCTGCTCGCCGAACGCCTTTCGAGCGGGCCGTTCATCTTCGGCACCGCTGCGCTAATCAGCATCTTTGGTTTTTATACCGAACCGCGTCATCTGCTGATCCTCACCACCTTGTGGTTGCTGTTCGCGCTAATCCGGCCGATCGAGTTCCTACTGATATTGTGGAATGAATGGCGCGCAGAGCGAACAATTGGCAATCTTTATAGCGCCGGGCGCATCGTCCGTGTCGACGACCCCGATATCGTTCGTGTCCAGGTCACCAGTGCGGAGGCTTGGGAAGCGGGGCTGCATGTGGCTGCCCTGGCCGGCGGCACCCACCGCTATGTTATCCCGCTCTTCTCACACATCCAAGACGAGCTGATCATGGGCACGGGCCTGATCGTCGCCGAGACTCCGACCGGCCAATTGCCGCACCTTACCGGCCTAGTCTTTACTGTGGACGATGTGACGACGCGCAAAAGGCTGATCGGCGATCTGTGCGGGCAGGGCGAGGATGCCGAACTAGTCGGGTTCGTCGTCGAAGGCTCCGATATCGCCAGCATCCGCTTTGAAGTGTCTAAGCGCACTGGCATCCAGGAAGGCTCGGTAGTGTTCTGCTCGATCGACGGCAATTCCGTATTCTACCAGGTGATCAACGCCAGCACGGCCGAAGAAAGCTTCCAGCAGAACCCACGCGGCACCCATATCGTTAACGCAGCTCAACTCGGCACATGGGCGCCCGACAAGGGTTTCCAGAAATTCGCCTGGCTGCCACGGATGAACGTGCCAGTGTTTAAGCTCGCGGAAGGGGCACAGCACCCGGTCGAGATGCACCCCGGCGAGTTCATCATCGGCGAAATCCCCGGTACTGCTATGCAAGTCAAAGCATCGCTGCCCCAGATGATTGCTTATCATACTGCCATTCTCGGCGTGACCGGCACCGGTAAGACCGAGCTTGTCCTCGACTTGATCCGCGAGGCCCATGCTCAGGGTACTAAGATATTCTGCGTCGACCTGACCGGCGAGTATCGCAAGCGCCTCTCCGATCTCGCGCCTGCAGCGATCGGGCTGCGCAAGAACAAGGCCGACGAGCTCGAGGAGAAACTGTTCGCGGTGGAAACAGGCGCGTTCAAGGCGGGCGACGAGAAAAAGCTGCTGCGCAATTTCATGGAGTCCATCCGGGAAGATGCCCGCAAGCAGGTCGACAATTTCCTGCGCGAAGCCGGTTCGGCGATCGGCTTATTCGAAGTCGCCGAGGTCACGAATACCCGGGCAACCTTGCTGGCCACCGAGCTCTTCCTTTCGGAGATCATGCTCTGGGCCCGCGCGAACCGCAAAAGCCGCCGCATCCTGATCGTGTTGGAGGAAGCGCATACGATCATCCCAGAAACGGCCGGCGCTGGCTTCGACTATGACACCCAGCACGTCGTTAACAAAATCGGCCAGATTGCGTTGCAGGGCCGCAAATACGGGGTCGGGCTGTTCATCGTCTCGCAGCGTACCGCTTTGGTGAGCAAGACCATCCTGTCCCAGTGCAATACCTTCCTGACCCATGCCCTGGTCGATCAGACCAGCCTGCAATTCCTCCTCAATATCTATGACAGCGCCTATGTTCGTAGCATTCCCAACCTGCGCTTTCTTAACTTCCTTGCCTTCGGCAAGGGCGTGCTGAGCGAGCGGCCTTTGTTGCTCAGTCGGCCGCTCGACCCGACCAAGGCCGAGGCCAGCGCCGCGCTCGACGACTTTATTCCGATCGAGGAGGCGGTGCCCATTCTCGGTGCAGCACCGTCTTTGCCGGCAGAAGTCGCGGAGGATGTCGGGCTGGCGGACGGAGGCGGCGGAAAAGCTGCCGCTACGCCGGCTGGCTAG
- a CDS encoding AbiU2 domain-containing protein — MKDKIQANYEERLSRYVSLVQGTEPPGLVPKLAVYRELLRQHAIHGDRLWKIEPVLHPLIFSAETDLHLATARLLEEPRRAAGSLFAFLDFCITNRANITWKSGQPTVEILEGQLNALESRRKTINAIMGRRDKFFAHLDKRYFKEPARIYADYPLEADDVIALVNAVIGVVTEHQWKLKESAAIGVAEFYAISVDNMVRNLEAGRRRNFPGQLD; from the coding sequence GGTACGGAGCCTCCGGGCCTGGTTCCTAAGTTGGCAGTCTATCGCGAGCTTCTCCGGCAGCACGCTATCCATGGAGACCGCCTTTGGAAGATAGAGCCAGTCCTTCATCCCCTGATTTTCTCGGCTGAGACCGACCTGCATCTTGCAACGGCGCGACTGCTGGAGGAACCGCGTCGGGCAGCGGGAAGCTTATTCGCGTTCTTGGATTTCTGCATAACGAACCGCGCGAACATCACTTGGAAGTCCGGACAGCCGACGGTCGAAATTCTGGAGGGGCAGCTCAATGCACTGGAATCGCGGCGCAAAACGATCAATGCTATAATGGGGCGCCGCGACAAGTTTTTCGCTCATCTGGACAAGAGGTATTTTAAGGAGCCAGCGCGTATCTACGCCGACTATCCGCTCGAAGCGGACGACGTGATCGCACTGGTGAATGCCGTGATAGGGGTGGTCACCGAGCACCAGTGGAAGTTGAAGGAAAGCGCAGCCATCGGTGTAGCCGAGTTCTACGCGATCAGCGTCGACAACATGGTGCGCAATCTTGAAGCTGGCCGCCGCAGAAACTTTCCGGGGCAATTAGACTGA
- a CDS encoding SOS response-associated peptidase has translation MCNLVTLNSSVDEVASYFRARRPQATNVSPGDVYPGGQGFVVRQDGGERVLQAMTWGFPVRLKHMKPTSKPKPVNNARDDKLMSFWRPWFTNPAHRCLIPFTSFAEAEGEKGRMTRTWISVTDQPLAAWAGLWRPSDEWGDCYTGVMVDATEELFHIHDRMPVILHPEDHEAWLQAPAEEAMALVAKFPADRLAVERTDVPWFSRKAPPAEAPNLFP, from the coding sequence ATGTGCAATCTGGTGACGCTGAACAGCTCGGTTGACGAAGTGGCATCCTATTTCAGGGCGCGCCGGCCGCAGGCCACCAATGTCTCGCCAGGCGACGTCTATCCCGGCGGTCAGGGTTTCGTGGTCCGCCAGGACGGCGGCGAGCGCGTCCTGCAGGCGATGACCTGGGGCTTTCCGGTGCGGCTCAAGCATATGAAGCCCACGAGCAAGCCGAAACCCGTCAACAATGCCCGCGACGACAAGCTGATGTCCTTCTGGCGTCCCTGGTTTACCAACCCGGCGCATCGCTGCCTCATTCCCTTCACCTCCTTCGCCGAAGCCGAAGGCGAGAAAGGACGCATGACGCGGACGTGGATCAGCGTCACCGACCAGCCGCTCGCCGCCTGGGCGGGTCTCTGGCGTCCGAGCGATGAATGGGGCGATTGCTATACGGGCGTGATGGTCGATGCGACCGAGGAATTGTTTCATATTCACGACCGCATGCCCGTGATTCTGCACCCCGAAGATCATGAAGCCTGGCTCCAGGCGCCTGCCGAAGAGGCGATGGCGCTGGTCGCCAAATTTCCCGCAGACCGCCTCGCCGTCGAGCGGACCGACGTGCCATGGTTCAGCCGCAAGGCCCCGCCGGCTGAGGCGCCAAACCTCTTTCCGTGA
- a CDS encoding helix-turn-helix transcriptional regulator, translating into MGFDHFALAFERRGGDNASILVHNYPEAWARIYIGLDLRSTDPIRRAGERSLTGFEWRNVDHFIPLSRGDRQFLSVARESGVGDGFTVPRHLPGEASGSCSFAVKPRADTPGHMLHVAEIIGAVAIAKARELVGAAPLRGRSILTERQRECVLWSARGKTAGEIADILGISEETVVRHLKMARDRYSVHCRSMLILCALFDGLIGFSDIYDWWRPD; encoded by the coding sequence ATGGGTTTTGACCATTTCGCACTCGCCTTCGAACGACGCGGCGGCGATAACGCGTCAATCCTTGTCCATAATTATCCCGAGGCCTGGGCGCGGATTTATATCGGCCTCGACCTCCGCTCAACCGACCCGATCCGGCGCGCCGGCGAGCGATCGCTCACCGGCTTCGAATGGCGCAATGTCGACCATTTTATTCCGCTGTCGCGCGGCGATCGGCAATTTCTCAGCGTCGCGCGAGAGAGCGGCGTCGGCGACGGATTCACCGTTCCGCGTCATCTGCCCGGCGAGGCGAGCGGATCCTGCTCTTTTGCCGTGAAGCCGCGCGCCGACACGCCCGGCCATATGCTCCATGTCGCAGAGATCATCGGTGCCGTCGCGATCGCGAAGGCGCGCGAGCTCGTCGGCGCGGCGCCTCTGAGAGGACGTTCCATCCTCACCGAGCGGCAGCGCGAATGCGTGCTCTGGTCGGCGCGCGGCAAGACCGCGGGCGAGATCGCAGACATTCTCGGGATCAGCGAGGAGACGGTGGTGCGCCACCTCAAGATGGCGCGCGATCGCTATTCGGTCCATTGCCGCTCGATGCTGATCCTTTGTGCATTGTTCGACGGTCTGATTGGCTTCTCCGACATCTACGACTGGTGGCGCCCCGACTGA
- a CDS encoding DUF6771 family protein: MDRIDTARVAETLLTAPGWARVGLTAPTRHVRVEAAFELARAIAESLGENGEPAHIDQLGLSL; this comes from the coding sequence ATGGACAGAATCGATACCGCCCGAGTCGCCGAAACACTGCTCACTGCGCCCGGCTGGGCGCGCGTGGGCCTTACCGCACCCACCCGCCATGTCCGCGTCGAGGCAGCATTCGAGCTGGCGCGCGCGATCGCAGAAAGCTTGGGCGAGAATGGCGAGCCCGCGCATATCGACCAGCTCGGGCTGTCGCTGTGA
- a CDS encoding SOS response-associated peptidase family protein, with amino-acid sequence MDIEGDDALIGIGRSHRVMIWDGVREREKELHWGLPSRDPDVIQIPLLKSETAIIDRPCLLLADAFGLVKQGKTIYSASLIGEPLMGIAAVWRPENREWPGSFAALTVAAYDDLAPYKDRHVAVVHPEDLFDWLERARPPLDMLRRFPKNSFRIAPPIQQSFGALLGAA; translated from the coding sequence ATGGATATAGAAGGCGACGACGCCCTCATCGGCATCGGCAGGTCGCATCGCGTGATGATCTGGGACGGTGTGCGCGAGCGCGAGAAGGAGCTCCACTGGGGTTTGCCTTCGCGCGATCCCGATGTCATCCAGATTCCGCTGCTCAAGTCCGAGACTGCGATCATCGATCGGCCCTGTCTGCTGCTTGCCGATGCCTTCGGATTGGTGAAGCAGGGCAAGACAATCTATTCGGCCAGCCTGATCGGCGAACCGTTGATGGGCATCGCGGCGGTCTGGCGACCGGAGAACCGCGAATGGCCGGGCAGTTTCGCGGCGCTCACCGTCGCTGCCTACGACGATCTCGCACCTTATAAGGACCGCCATGTGGCGGTGGTTCACCCCGAGGATCTTTTCGACTGGCTCGAGCGCGCGCGACCGCCGCTGGACATGTTGCGCCGCTTCCCCAAGAATAGCTTCAGAATCGCGCCGCCGATCCAGCAGAGCTTCGGGGCTCTGCTGGGGGCAGCCTGA
- a CDS encoding nucleotidyltransferase and HEPN domain-containing protein — MRNDLDHLPANKQRELERVKAIIFEEFEDALALGTMSWKKKGRIDKIILYGSYARGGWVDEPHTAKGYRSDFDLLIIVSDKRLIDKVDVWSKLDDRLTRELLIDRTLKTPVNFIVHTLQEVNDGLAHGRYFFMDVARDGIALYEADDKALHQPKPKTPDQALAMAKEYFEEWFPLAMQRFELSAMGREKGYLKPAAFDLHQSTEFLYHCVLLVCTFYSPHVHNLGFLRTQAERIDMRLVDAWPRELKADRARFEKLKEAYVKARYSKHYRISEADLLWLAARVEELGRAVHKICSERIAELEANCRAAG; from the coding sequence ATGCGGAACGATCTCGACCATCTCCCGGCCAACAAGCAGCGCGAGCTCGAGCGCGTGAAGGCGATCATCTTCGAAGAATTCGAGGATGCATTGGCGCTCGGCACGATGAGCTGGAAGAAGAAGGGGCGGATCGACAAGATCATCCTCTACGGCAGCTATGCGCGCGGCGGCTGGGTCGACGAACCGCACACGGCGAAAGGCTATCGCTCGGACTTCGACCTGCTCATCATCGTCAGCGACAAGCGGCTCATCGACAAGGTCGATGTCTGGTCGAAGCTTGACGACCGGCTGACCCGGGAACTTCTGATCGACCGGACCCTCAAGACCCCGGTGAATTTCATCGTCCACACCCTGCAGGAAGTGAACGACGGGCTCGCGCACGGCCGCTATTTCTTCATGGACGTCGCGCGCGACGGGATTGCGCTTTACGAGGCCGACGACAAGGCCTTGCATCAGCCGAAGCCGAAGACGCCTGACCAGGCGTTGGCGATGGCGAAGGAATATTTTGAGGAGTGGTTTCCTCTGGCAATGCAGCGGTTCGAGCTGTCAGCCATGGGTCGGGAGAAGGGCTATCTTAAGCCCGCGGCATTCGACCTCCACCAGAGTACCGAGTTCTTGTACCACTGCGTCCTGTTGGTGTGCACATTCTATTCGCCCCACGTTCACAATCTCGGCTTTCTGCGGACGCAAGCTGAGCGGATCGATATGCGTCTCGTCGACGCGTGGCCGCGTGAGCTGAAGGCCGATCGCGCTCGCTTCGAGAAGCTCAAGGAAGCCTATGTGAAGGCCCGCTACTCGAAACATTATCGGATCAGCGAAGCGGACCTGCTGTGGCTTGCGGCACGTGTCGAGGAACTCGGCCGGGCTGTTCATAAAATCTGTTCGGAGCGCATTGCCGAGCTTGAGGCAAACTGTCGCGCGGCGGGATAA